The following proteins are encoded in a genomic region of Planococcus lenghuensis:
- a CDS encoding GNAT family N-acetyltransferase: protein MEYTIRLLTEEDSPVFDAMDTGIEEDYVKRIFSRLVSGDNRLYGLFVENHLASVCGYTVFAGHYAMIGRVRSDVRYRGKDLATKLSRYIVEEASKLPAIRWVGANTQEENKAARRVLEKIGLHQQARLYGATAADVSPLIAGGDAWQEIHEMQRKQKWVNELYIKTGAVFPYECYYLFPASWDLFQEDELANWSFFENATNDRVLITKKDVKGRTYLHTIYPWQDLMEQPGLWETIDRAFQKLKTEEPDAETYIWMDLDEEAVRTLPDNQPFILPSPWTLYGIHQA from the coding sequence ATGGAGTATACAATCCGCCTATTGACGGAAGAAGATTCACCGGTTTTCGATGCAATGGATACCGGCATTGAGGAAGATTATGTGAAACGAATTTTCAGCCGACTGGTCAGCGGGGATAACCGGCTGTACGGATTATTCGTAGAGAACCACCTGGCAAGTGTGTGCGGCTACACCGTTTTCGCCGGACATTATGCCATGATCGGCAGAGTCCGGAGTGATGTGCGCTACCGCGGCAAGGACCTGGCCACGAAGCTGTCACGCTATATTGTGGAAGAAGCAAGCAAGCTGCCAGCCATCCGCTGGGTCGGAGCGAATACCCAGGAAGAAAACAAGGCAGCCCGGCGTGTTCTGGAAAAAATCGGACTGCATCAACAGGCACGGCTGTACGGCGCCACGGCAGCCGATGTATCCCCGCTCATTGCCGGCGGTGATGCTTGGCAGGAAATTCACGAGATGCAACGAAAACAGAAATGGGTGAATGAGCTGTACATAAAAACAGGAGCTGTTTTTCCATATGAATGTTATTACCTGTTCCCCGCTTCCTGGGACTTGTTTCAGGAAGATGAGCTGGCAAACTGGTCATTCTTTGAAAACGCAACAAATGACCGGGTGCTGATTACGAAGAAAGACGTGAAAGGCCGTACGTATCTGCATACCATTTATCCGTGGCAAGACCTGATGGAGCAGCCCGGATTATGGGAAACCATAGACCGCGCCTTTCAAAAGTTGAAAACAGAAGAACCTGATGCTGAAACGTACATTTGGATGGACCTGGACGAGGAAGCTGTCCGGACACTGCCGGACAATCAGCCGTTCATCCTGCCCTCCCCGTGGACATTATACGGCATCCACCAGGCATAG
- a CDS encoding ABC transporter ATP-binding protein, translated as MAGLTLKNIKKVYDKGVVSVQDFNLEIRDKEFLVLVGPSGCGKSTTLRMIAGLEDITEGDLYIGERRINDVSPKDRDIAMVFQNYALYPHMNVYDNMAFSLKLRKLKKDEIKRRVDNAAEILGLEDYLNRKPKALSGGQRQRVALGRAIVRDAEVFLMDEPLSNLDAKLRVQMRAEIQKLHRRLQTTTVYVTHDQTEAMTMATRLVVMKDGFIQQVGSPKEVYELPNNVFVGGFIGSPPMNFFDGKIEGNRFVMGDVSVLIPEGKLRTLRDQDYDGKDIILGIRPEDIHDEPLFIDTTPDTTIKASIDVAELMGAEIVLYSTVANQDFIAKVDARYNMEAGQTATLALDMNKAHFFDVGTQMRIRGERVQETETIVAATK; from the coding sequence ATGGCTGGATTAACACTGAAAAACATAAAAAAAGTTTACGATAAAGGCGTCGTATCTGTTCAGGATTTCAACCTTGAAATCCGCGACAAGGAATTCCTCGTGCTGGTTGGCCCGTCAGGCTGCGGTAAATCAACAACACTTCGGATGATTGCGGGACTTGAAGACATCACAGAAGGTGATCTCTATATCGGAGAACGCCGGATCAACGACGTTTCTCCGAAGGACCGCGATATCGCCATGGTATTCCAGAATTATGCGCTCTATCCGCACATGAACGTCTATGATAATATGGCGTTCAGCCTGAAACTGCGCAAACTGAAAAAAGACGAAATTAAAAGACGTGTTGATAACGCAGCGGAAATTCTGGGCTTGGAGGATTACTTGAACCGGAAGCCGAAAGCGCTGTCTGGCGGTCAGCGCCAGCGGGTTGCACTTGGCCGTGCGATCGTTCGGGATGCGGAAGTCTTCCTGATGGATGAGCCGCTGTCCAACCTGGATGCCAAATTGCGCGTGCAGATGCGTGCGGAGATCCAGAAGCTCCACCGCCGTCTGCAGACCACTACTGTATATGTTACGCATGACCAGACAGAAGCGATGACGATGGCGACTCGCCTCGTTGTTATGAAGGACGGATTCATTCAGCAAGTAGGTTCACCGAAAGAAGTGTATGAACTGCCGAATAACGTATTTGTCGGCGGCTTCATCGGTTCACCGCCAATGAACTTCTTCGATGGGAAAATTGAAGGGAACCGTTTCGTCATGGGCGATGTAAGCGTGCTGATTCCGGAAGGGAAACTGCGGACATTGCGCGACCAGGATTATGATGGCAAAGACATCATTCTCGGCATCCGGCCGGAGGATATCCATGATGAGCCATTGTTCATCGATACGACACCGGATACAACGATCAAAGCATCGATTGATGTGGCGGAACTGATGGGAGCGGAAATCGTTCTCTATTCCACTGTCGCCAACCAGGACTTCATCGCGAAAGTCGATGCCCGGTATAACATGGAAGCCGGCCAGACGGCAACACTGGCACTCGATATGAATAAAGCGCATTTCTTCGATGTTGGTACGCAAATGCGGATCAGAGGCGAACGGGTTCAGGAAACCGAAACCATCGTCGCCGCTACAAAGTAA
- a CDS encoding PucR family transcriptional regulator has translation MVDSLRAIYPSLIIYEEEIHDFDRSYKWFVTKENDIIGIRRDELTSKDIAVLNAFLMPYDTEFPFLTDEERDWQAAVAPDKQNPAGDAAGELPYRFVYFSIRKNQISPAAFKEAIQELFARRVPILWENGHEGMLVEYRTAKKEVISYDEIIDVLMSDLYIKIDFMVGPFREGRSDAAEHYTLMLKAAKTVFHYSNQPVALFLETVPYLLIDQADPELYRNIRETVLQEYINDEETLKMIEVFTRSNLNISETAKSLHLHRNSLQYRLDRFMDNTGIDIRKFHNAMTVYLALLGRD, from the coding sequence ATGGTTGACAGTCTGCGTGCGATTTATCCGTCACTGATTATATATGAAGAAGAAATCCATGATTTTGATCGCAGCTATAAATGGTTTGTTACAAAAGAGAATGACATCATCGGAATCCGGCGGGATGAGCTGACGTCAAAGGATATTGCCGTATTGAACGCGTTTTTAATGCCGTACGACACGGAATTTCCCTTTCTGACGGATGAAGAACGCGACTGGCAGGCTGCTGTCGCTCCGGATAAGCAAAATCCGGCCGGCGATGCTGCCGGTGAATTGCCATACCGCTTTGTGTACTTCTCGATCCGCAAGAACCAGATCAGCCCTGCTGCGTTCAAAGAGGCCATTCAGGAGCTGTTTGCCCGGCGGGTGCCGATTCTGTGGGAGAACGGACACGAGGGGATGCTTGTCGAGTACCGGACAGCGAAGAAAGAAGTCATCTCGTATGACGAAATCATCGATGTTCTCATGAGCGATTTATATATCAAGATCGATTTCATGGTCGGTCCTTTCCGGGAAGGACGCAGCGACGCAGCAGAGCATTATACTCTTATGCTCAAGGCGGCGAAAACCGTCTTCCATTATTCCAATCAGCCGGTCGCCCTTTTTCTTGAAACGGTCCCATATCTATTGATCGATCAAGCGGACCCGGAGCTGTACCGGAATATCCGGGAGACTGTCCTGCAGGAATACATTAATGATGAAGAAACACTGAAGATGATCGAAGTGTTCACCCGCTCCAATCTGAATATATCGGAAACCGCCAAATCGCTGCACCTGCACCGGAACAGCCTCCAGTACCGGCTTGACCGCTTCATGGATAATACCGGAATTGATATCCGGAAATTCCACAACGCAATGACGGTTTACCTGGCATTGCTGGGGCGTGACTAA